TTTAACAATGCGAGTGTTTGGCACTCATGGTAGGAGAATGTAATGGATACGATGATAACGAAGTTTTTTTTAGCACTTTTTATCCCAGGCTTACTCGTGATTTTGTTTACTCGCGTGACATTTTCACATTGGGTTGCGTTGTTGTTGACAGTCGCTCTAATTGCCGCAAGTGTGTACGCTGGATTTACGCATACGTGGTTGTTATATATTGTGGATGCGTTTTCGTTAACAATTGGATTTTGGTACGCTACGCAGATGATGGAGCGAGGAAAACGAAAAGAATAAGAGATGCAAAAAGGATTCCAAGTGGAGTCCTTTTTTTATGTGTGGAATGAAAAACGAAAAACTAGAGAGT
The Paenisporosarcina cavernae genome window above contains:
- a CDS encoding CsbA family protein; translation: MDTMITKFFLALFIPGLLVILFTRVTFSHWVALLLTVALIAASVYAGFTHTWLLYIVDAFSLTIGFWYATQMMERGKRKE